The Hippoglossus hippoglossus isolate fHipHip1 chromosome 21, fHipHip1.pri, whole genome shotgun sequence genome contains a region encoding:
- the LOC117754511 gene encoding interleukin-10 receptor subunit beta-like, protein MSAIITAFLLTLSTLCQPTVVLGFLNGPTNVNLTSYNMNLVLRWNPSKGAANNLVYRTEYKTSVTTYTTGCVNISTLECDFTRLIHPSITENGKYTGRVRAQLGSESSAWVESNHITLDKDTIIGSPNVSLLSNGAAIEVSIKDPVMVISTLRNVYNFATYEITYWKDSQKDKAKPISDIQQNRVVLNDLDPWTKYCVQVQIKILRNTNPSKLSRIVCESTTNEQEPPWVAAMLTFVFMAIAVALVVIVVVYRKSISHFLCPTDTLPQHFKEYLLAPPNSNIYLVMQNSHPPEEIYHKVRIIEDDRTVEERGPLVVEMTASNKQSDVTT, encoded by the exons tggtATTGGGATTCCTCAACGGACCCACAAATGTCAACTTGACCTCCTACAACATGAACCTGGTGCTAAGGTGGAATCCATCTAAAGGGGCAGCCAACAACCTGGTCTACAGAACGGAGTACAA AACTTCAGTCACAACCTACACAACAGGGTGTGTGAACATCTCCACCCTTGAATGTGACTTCACTCgcctcatccatccatccatcactgaGAATGGAAAGTATACTGGCAGAGTGCGGGCGCAATTGGGGTCAGAGAGTTCTGCCTGGGTGGAAAGTAACCACATTACCTTGGACAAAGACA CCATCATTGGTTCACCCAATGTCTCTCTTTTGTCTAATGGGGCCGCTATCGAAGTCAGCATTAAAGACCCAGTGATGGTGATCTCAACACTCAGGAATGTTTACAATTTTGCCACCTACGAAATCACCTACTGGAAGGACAGCCAGAAAGACAAG GCCAAACCCATTAGCGATATACAACAAAACCGAGTGGTTCTGAATGACCTGGACCCATGGACCAAGTACTGTGTTCAAGTCCAAATCAAAATATTAAGGAACACCAACCCCAGTAAGCTCAGCAGAATTGTCTGTGAAAGTACCACCAATG AACAAGAACCGCCTTGGGTGGCAGCAATGCTGACATTTGTCTTCATGGCAATAGCAGTGGCTCTGGTTGTGATTGTGGTGGTGTATCGGAAAAGTATATCCCACTTTCTTTGTCCAACAGATACACTGCCTCAGCACTTCAAAGAG TATCTGCTGGCGCCGCCCAACTCCAACATCTACTTGGTCATGCAGAATTCCCACCCACCCGAGGAGATCTATCACAAAGTCCGAATCATTGAAGATGACAGGACTGTGGAGGAAAGAGGCCCTCTGGTGGTAGAAATGACTGCCAGCAACAAACAGTCTGATGTCACAACGTAA